The bacterium DNA segment GGTTCGGCCGGTGGGGCGTGCGCGCCGCGAACGCGCCGGCGACCTTGCCGGAGCGGCGCACGCCCACGAGCGGCTTGTCGCGGTGCGCGCGGTCGAGCCAGTAGAGCACGAGGATCCGGTCGCCGACCTCGAGCCCCTTGAGGCCCGCGACGTATGCCGGATCGACGACGATGCGGCACGGCGGCCCCCCGGGGTTGACGGTGTAGGGGCAGTCGTCAGGCGTCTGGTAGGGCGTCTCGATGTGCC contains these protein-coding regions:
- a CDS encoding SAM-dependent methyltransferase, translated to MTKRQSGEGAPSLAFIGHIETPYQTPDDCPYTVNPGGPPCRIVVDPAYVAGLKGLEVGDRILVLYWLDRAHRDKPLVGVRRSGKVAGAFAARTPHRPNPIGAAVVSIEAMEGPVLQVRGLDCITGTPLLDVKPAMRAESPAAGGSGV